A region from the Hyalangium gracile genome encodes:
- a CDS encoding PilZ domain-containing protein, with protein sequence MSTREAILGYRMGTDLSAVASFGDANDSQGRLVQLSLEHLTLHLASCAELRPGQPANVVLGLGERWTTALQAEVAEISSGGPETPPELRLRFVAPPLEAGRKIVSALEAMRESGHLVTPEARPVWKETITRQERILRISEALAARTTRGVARTEDGSRVEVRAAHFDKYDGVIGWRADGPLPRGPFAMEVFGYSSVLYFRVEKAWVEHDLWMMPLPVELTRYRHRWLRRAPTTTLCHLSFDHPLWPQVRVHRQMLDVSYEGLSFMTEPGEDLLYPGMRIPVVEVEMPGKAPVRLFAEVRNISSTPKGRRCGMWLSPLNAEQGIAWRELVEEQMHPKTRVAGDWNDAVWEVFENSGYFRLSGKNPTKFEEFKREFYETQNKLQGRPRLGFRVVKPMESNKVEASISVVKPYAGSWLTHQVARQHPEGANKRSASAREALRDIYLRGYEPAQVDPDVKWFFAYCEARVRWMRFTKFDFAQWYEHTGQSAAINFRLMEGESDRDWPALAEGIEVGSPTEEELGVFFKRLEQTKPVAFREALDLVPERFHMNSTKALWNSAELSREREAFVARHNGRPVAVGVYEAANPGLNLFQILDSVRIVPLEDDTQPEVQDAMLALLTRAAEWFRARNRRVFVHYVECTTVEYAERAALADLGEGVLWIISSTLLPEFLEHLCESTTPRNEG encoded by the coding sequence ATGTCGACTCGCGAGGCGATCCTCGGCTATCGGATGGGAACGGACCTGTCCGCGGTGGCGTCGTTCGGAGATGCGAATGACTCGCAGGGGCGACTGGTCCAGCTGTCGCTGGAGCACCTGACGCTGCACCTGGCCTCGTGCGCGGAGCTGCGCCCCGGTCAGCCGGCCAACGTGGTGCTGGGCCTGGGCGAGCGGTGGACGACGGCGCTCCAGGCCGAGGTGGCGGAGATCTCCTCCGGCGGGCCGGAGACGCCCCCCGAGCTGCGCCTGCGCTTCGTGGCCCCGCCGCTGGAGGCCGGGCGGAAGATCGTCTCCGCGCTGGAGGCCATGCGCGAGAGCGGGCACCTGGTGACGCCCGAGGCGCGCCCGGTGTGGAAGGAGACCATCACCCGCCAGGAGCGCATCCTGCGCATCTCCGAGGCGCTGGCGGCGCGCACCACGCGCGGTGTGGCGCGCACCGAGGATGGCTCGCGGGTGGAGGTGCGCGCGGCGCACTTCGACAAGTACGACGGCGTCATCGGCTGGAGGGCCGACGGCCCGCTGCCCCGCGGCCCCTTCGCCATGGAGGTGTTCGGCTACAGCTCGGTGCTCTACTTCCGGGTGGAGAAGGCCTGGGTGGAGCACGACCTGTGGATGATGCCGCTGCCGGTGGAGCTGACGCGCTACCGTCACCGCTGGCTGCGCCGGGCCCCCACCACCACGCTGTGCCACCTGTCCTTCGACCACCCGCTGTGGCCGCAGGTCCGCGTGCACCGGCAGATGCTGGACGTGTCCTACGAGGGCCTGTCCTTCATGACGGAGCCGGGCGAGGACCTGCTCTACCCCGGCATGCGCATCCCGGTGGTGGAGGTGGAGATGCCGGGCAAGGCCCCGGTGAGGCTGTTTGCCGAGGTGCGCAACATCTCCAGCACGCCCAAGGGCCGCCGCTGCGGCATGTGGCTCAGCCCGCTCAACGCCGAGCAGGGCATCGCCTGGCGCGAGCTGGTGGAAGAGCAGATGCACCCCAAGACGCGCGTGGCCGGTGACTGGAACGACGCGGTGTGGGAGGTGTTCGAGAACTCCGGCTACTTCCGCCTGTCCGGCAAGAACCCCACGAAGTTCGAGGAGTTCAAGCGCGAGTTCTACGAGACGCAGAACAAGCTCCAGGGCCGCCCGCGCCTGGGCTTCCGCGTCGTCAAGCCGATGGAGAGCAACAAGGTCGAGGCCTCCATCTCCGTGGTGAAGCCGTACGCGGGCAGCTGGCTGACGCACCAGGTGGCGCGCCAGCACCCGGAGGGCGCCAACAAGCGCAGCGCCTCGGCGCGCGAGGCCCTGCGCGACATCTACCTGCGCGGCTACGAGCCGGCCCAGGTGGACCCGGACGTGAAGTGGTTCTTCGCCTACTGCGAGGCCCGCGTCCGGTGGATGCGCTTCACCAAGTTCGACTTCGCCCAGTGGTACGAGCACACCGGGCAGTCGGCCGCCATCAACTTCCGGCTGATGGAGGGTGAGTCGGACCGTGACTGGCCCGCCCTCGCCGAGGGCATCGAGGTCGGCTCGCCCACCGAGGAAGAGCTGGGCGTGTTCTTCAAGCGGCTGGAGCAGACCAAGCCGGTGGCCTTCCGCGAGGCGCTGGACCTGGTGCCCGAGCGCTTCCACATGAACTCCACCAAGGCGCTGTGGAACAGCGCCGAGCTGTCGCGCGAGCGCGAGGCGTTCGTGGCGCGCCACAACGGCCGGCCGGTGGCGGTGGGTGTCTACGAGGCGGCCAACCCCGGCCTCAACCTGTTTCAAATCCTCGACAGCGTGCGCATCGTCCCGCTGGAGGACGACACGCAGCCCGAGGTGCAGGACGCCATGCTGGCGCTGCTGACGCGGGCGGCGGAGTGGTTCCGCGCGCGCAACCGGCGCGTCTTCGTGCACTACGTGGAGTGCACCACCGTGGAGTACGCCGAGCGGGCCGCGCTGGCGGACCTGGGCGAGGGCGTGCTGTGGATCATCTCCTCCACGCTGCTGCCCGAGTTCCTCGAGCACCTGTGCGAGTCCACCACGCCGCGCAACGAGGGCTGA
- a CDS encoding Kelch repeat-containing protein produces the protein MSTPSRSSSLLPLLLLWPLLGCESTPGGVHVVVEGALVPGADFDRLSVVALQAGTSTPLGLATLEGAQLHLPATFNFESGPATPAGTRLTVRATAERSGVVRSTASSEATLTEKGGARLTLTLPPIPPAPDAGMAVEACDNGLDDDGDGLRDCADPECAARSCQPGGLTCDEGVCACPGRMVGAPVVRTGFSRRSQPTVLVPGAGPLAGSLVVAGGRDAQGRPSAALDIFFTETGRISTQSLAVGRAEASGVALQDGGVAVLGGVRLGDVPEPSLEWLELDGGTTRLPFTPTLTSRGAAAGRLGGDALLAGGRLAAAQEGSVEQRNLAVRVRPDTGAQEVLGRLSLTCPAGGAPLGPSFLLAGGCPGSGATSRTDLIGPTGTLGVGPALPAALEGPAVVELTGGRALVIGGSERVGASLVPSARAFLLETSGDVVRVREVLPMDRPRPNPRAVRIGNGWVYIEDASGAPAAWFDPASERFTPATPLPTRRHHTLAGGSGAQVYATGGSGADGGLEDSTLVLELRCL, from the coding sequence GTGAGCACACCCTCCCGCTCTTCGAGCCTGCTCCCGCTGCTCCTCCTCTGGCCGCTGCTCGGCTGTGAGTCCACACCCGGCGGCGTGCACGTGGTGGTGGAGGGCGCGCTGGTGCCGGGCGCGGACTTCGATCGGCTCTCCGTCGTCGCGCTCCAGGCGGGCACCAGCACCCCGCTGGGCCTGGCCACGCTGGAGGGCGCCCAGCTGCACCTGCCCGCCACCTTCAACTTCGAGTCCGGCCCGGCCACGCCCGCCGGCACGCGGCTCACCGTGCGCGCCACCGCGGAGCGCTCGGGCGTGGTGCGCTCCACCGCCTCCAGCGAGGCCACGCTCACCGAGAAGGGCGGCGCGCGCCTGACGCTGACGCTGCCTCCCATTCCCCCCGCTCCGGACGCGGGCATGGCGGTGGAGGCCTGCGACAACGGCCTGGACGACGACGGCGACGGCCTGCGCGACTGCGCGGACCCCGAGTGCGCCGCCCGGAGCTGCCAGCCCGGAGGCCTCACCTGCGACGAGGGCGTGTGCGCCTGCCCCGGACGGATGGTGGGTGCCCCCGTGGTGCGCACGGGCTTCTCCCGCCGCTCCCAGCCCACGGTGCTGGTGCCGGGCGCCGGCCCGCTGGCGGGCTCGCTCGTGGTGGCCGGAGGCCGTGACGCCCAGGGACGCCCGAGCGCCGCGCTGGACATCTTCTTCACCGAGACCGGCCGCATCTCCACCCAGTCACTCGCCGTGGGGCGGGCCGAGGCCAGCGGCGTGGCCCTGCAGGACGGAGGCGTCGCGGTGCTGGGCGGCGTGCGCCTGGGCGATGTGCCCGAGCCCAGCCTCGAGTGGCTCGAGCTCGACGGGGGCACCACCCGCCTGCCCTTCACCCCCACGCTCACCTCCCGCGGTGCCGCCGCCGGCCGCCTGGGCGGCGACGCGCTACTGGCCGGAGGCAGACTGGCCGCCGCTCAGGAAGGCAGCGTGGAGCAGCGCAACCTCGCCGTCCGCGTGCGCCCGGACACCGGCGCCCAGGAGGTGCTGGGCCGCCTTTCTCTTACATGCCCCGCAGGAGGCGCACCCCTGGGGCCCTCCTTCCTGCTGGCCGGCGGCTGCCCCGGCTCGGGCGCCACCTCCCGCACGGATTTGATCGGCCCCACCGGCACCCTGGGCGTGGGGCCTGCCCTCCCCGCCGCCCTCGAGGGCCCCGCCGTGGTGGAGCTGACCGGTGGCCGCGCGCTGGTGATCGGCGGCTCCGAGCGGGTGGGCGCCTCGCTGGTGCCCTCCGCCCGGGCCTTCCTGCTCGAGACCTCCGGCGACGTGGTGCGGGTGCGCGAGGTGCTGCCCATGGACCGGCCTCGCCCCAACCCTCGCGCCGTCCGCATCGGCAATGGCTGGGTCTACATCGAGGACGCCAGCGGCGCTCCGGCGGCCTGGTTTGATCCTGCCTCCGAGCGCTTCACCCCCGCCACCCCCCTGCCCACCCGGCGCCACCACACCCTGGCCGGCGGCTCTGGCGCCCAGGTGTATGCCACCGGCGGCTCCGGCGCCGACGGCGGCCTGGAGGACTCCACCCTGGTGCTGGAGCTGCGCTGCCTCTAA
- a CDS encoding ABC transporter substrate-binding protein, translating to MHSLRSRSFLGLLLLLGATGLGCKKSGGDAADPNAPLRLGFFPNITHAQALVGHVEGTFAAEPGIGKLEVKQFNAGPAAMEALVAGSLDISYVGTGPAINTYLKAGRDLRIISGAVNGGAVLVTRSAKSAAELKGKKLASPQIGNTQDIALRHWLKQQGLSAASEPGSQVQVVPMSNPDILAQYIQGGIEGAWVPEPWGARMVAEGGGQILVDERDLWPQRRFPTTVIVTTKKALETRRPQLLALLRVHVRLTERWRGDPAGFSSAVNAAFGKLTSKPLAPPILQEAFSRLEPSLDPEQAALSTAAQHAKALGYLTADDISGLVDLSLLEEARAPAK from the coding sequence ATGCACTCGCTTCGCTCTCGGTCCTTCCTCGGGCTGCTGCTCCTGCTCGGCGCCACCGGCCTCGGCTGCAAGAAGTCGGGCGGTGACGCGGCGGACCCCAACGCTCCGCTGCGCCTGGGCTTCTTCCCCAACATCACCCACGCGCAGGCGCTGGTGGGCCACGTGGAGGGCACCTTCGCCGCGGAGCCGGGCATCGGCAAGCTGGAGGTGAAGCAGTTCAACGCCGGGCCCGCGGCCATGGAGGCGCTCGTCGCCGGCTCGCTGGACATCTCCTATGTGGGCACCGGCCCCGCCATCAACACGTACCTCAAGGCGGGCCGCGACTTGCGCATCATCTCCGGCGCGGTGAATGGCGGCGCGGTGCTGGTGACGCGCTCGGCGAAGTCCGCCGCCGAGCTGAAGGGAAAGAAGCTGGCCAGCCCTCAAATCGGCAACACGCAGGACATCGCCCTGCGGCACTGGCTCAAGCAGCAGGGCCTCAGTGCCGCCAGCGAGCCCGGCAGCCAGGTGCAGGTGGTGCCCATGAGCAACCCGGACATCCTCGCGCAGTACATCCAGGGCGGCATCGAGGGCGCCTGGGTGCCGGAGCCCTGGGGCGCGCGCATGGTGGCCGAGGGCGGAGGGCAGATCCTGGTGGACGAGCGGGACTTGTGGCCGCAGCGCCGCTTCCCCACCACCGTCATCGTCACGACGAAGAAGGCGCTGGAGACGCGCCGCCCGCAGCTGCTGGCGCTCTTGAGGGTGCACGTGCGGCTCACGGAGCGCTGGCGCGGCGATCCGGCGGGCTTCTCCTCCGCCGTCAACGCCGCCTTCGGCAAGCTCACCAGCAAGCCGCTGGCGCCGCCCATCCTCCAGGAGGCCTTCTCGCGCCTGGAGCCGAGCCTGGACCCAGAGCAGGCCGCGCTGTCCACGGCGGCCCAGCACGCCAAGGCGCTGGGCTACCTCACCGCCGATGACATCTCCGGCCTGGTGGACCTGAGCCTGCTCGAGGAGGCTCGCGCTCCCGCGAAGTGA
- a CDS encoding FadR/GntR family transcriptional regulator, with protein sequence MEHKGLVARVAEQLEQTIALGQWPKGRLPSERQMAQRYGVSRTTIRGALQGLAARGLIVQHPGRQSRTVPLGEALSLESLKLLLPEGRQDMDRRPLLEGYFALKREVTVELLAACCEHASQPAVEQLLNASFALRDEARWQEKRTRWVEREFDLLRLAAQAADRPGHLLLLMSLEKAFRGLADALLPALQPEALQQWAQCVFNALADRDAQALRQQLPALLKAADEPLLDRLAPVRAAHTAPVPLPPSGEVPVSGENASNWSACHTSSQQVRPTGRAPVHEEGGTLACATSSRNALVAPPAPLPAGEWQGDSRCPAPIPAPPASRSTTYGVPASFCSAPTLMLAWAPPSFSAVSAADARGSPGPCPDASTAEEKESVPSEGQAALPVDAGEAPE encoded by the coding sequence ATGGAACACAAGGGGCTCGTGGCGAGAGTGGCGGAGCAGTTGGAGCAAACGATTGCCCTGGGGCAGTGGCCCAAAGGCAGGCTGCCTTCCGAGCGGCAGATGGCCCAGCGCTATGGGGTGTCGCGCACCACCATCCGAGGAGCCCTCCAGGGGCTGGCCGCCAGAGGACTCATCGTTCAACACCCGGGGAGACAGAGCCGCACGGTGCCACTCGGTGAAGCACTGTCGCTCGAGAGCCTGAAGCTGCTGCTTCCCGAGGGCCGCCAAGACATGGATCGCCGGCCGCTGCTCGAGGGGTACTTCGCCCTCAAGCGGGAGGTGACGGTGGAGCTACTGGCCGCCTGCTGCGAGCACGCCAGCCAGCCCGCTGTGGAGCAGCTGCTCAATGCCAGCTTCGCGTTGAGAGATGAGGCCCGCTGGCAGGAGAAGCGCACCCGGTGGGTGGAGCGAGAGTTCGACCTGCTGCGGCTGGCAGCCCAAGCAGCGGACCGTCCCGGCCACCTGCTGCTCCTGATGTCGTTGGAGAAGGCTTTCCGAGGCTTGGCGGACGCGCTGCTCCCTGCGCTGCAACCGGAGGCCCTCCAGCAGTGGGCCCAGTGCGTGTTCAACGCTCTGGCCGACCGTGACGCCCAGGCCCTTCGCCAACAGTTGCCGGCGCTGCTGAAGGCCGCTGACGAGCCGCTGCTCGACCGGCTGGCCCCGGTGCGTGCTGCGCACACCGCGCCTGTGCCCCTACCGCCTTCCGGGGAGGTGCCCGTGTCGGGCGAGAACGCCAGCAACTGGTCTGCTTGTCATACCAGTTCGCAACAAGTCCGGCCGACAGGCAGGGCCCCGGTCCACGAGGAGGGGGGCACCCTCGCGTGCGCCACTTCGAGCCGGAACGCTCTCGTAGCTCCACCCGCTCCACTCCCCGCTGGCGAGTGGCAGGGTGATTCCCGCTGCCCCGCACCCATTCCGGCCCCACCTGCGTCTCGCTCCACCACCTACGGTGTTCCTGCCAGCTTCTGTTCCGCGCCCACCCTGATGCTTGCCTGGGCACCTCCTTCCTTCTCGGCAGTCTCGGCCGCGGACGCCAGAGGTTCACCTGGCCCGTGCCCGGACGCTTCCACTGCCGAGGAAAAGGAGTCTGTCCCCAGCGAGGGCCAGGCCGCTCTGCCGGTGGACGCTGGGGAGGCGCCTGAGTAA
- a CDS encoding serine/threonine-protein kinase — translation MGGSTLPLAPDAFSGRKLGKYEVLCRLSTGGMAEIFLASQRGLAGFRKLVVLKQILPDIAGEEEFVQMFLDEARVTAAFNHPHIAQVYDLDVAEGELFLAMEFVPGATLVEVAKACRAANEPIPVGFSLEAVRDTALALHYAHTFTDPLGRPSPVIHRDVAEKNIMVTYEGVTKLLDFGIAKNLARKGRTQIGMVKGTSGYMSPEQILGEPLDSRSDLFSLGVVLHECLTGLRLFHSKTPEAGAGAVLQGQVPPPSRANKAIPPELDAIVLKALARKREDRYATTLEFARALERAVGPLIWHPEQSGELIRRLFSDRREQTRQLLMAGKVMSGDTTGEVNLAQILSPPAPPEPPPPPADPVSATRLPLITPALPAAGRPGAPSQTGLPSVKAAAPAPPPPPAQEPLLKPLPPPKEAPPRRITSASVTVAPPEVATRRPVFEPLPQKRTSTLASSALTLPPPPPREDTGRTNSSAETIPAPSPPPARQSSPRVAPLPPPVDPDEDDDDSHPALRTIMERVDLNAMGTFPHADSPVAKGAPVPDTADDEHTPAVKHNGGRRSPTSSERIPQPPSNVGARPSRRRVPTPPPPRQESDFEITTRPVRALRVEEEEPQSDTNETLIPEGEEGHTLLTSPVMALPAKKKNGAWVMLAVALLLLGAVVTVVALGWDGGRLSGLLGLRSSPAASAVATSVPLKPPPAPPTQPTEPVAKAPAPAPEPAPPTPAQPTTTAEPATPTPPAEATPPATPPDTAPQEPAVAETTPPEEKIEAATAKSEEVLTAEADTTKKSRPATNKRTRRDAKPGASEDEDASADDAAAAAPAPGGNGTLTLVTTPYAKVYLGRRYLGDTPLFKLSLPTGKQTLKLVDASGRSLRLPVEIKPGETTALKLSLDELDAN, via the coding sequence ATGGGTGGTTCCACGCTGCCGCTCGCACCGGACGCCTTCAGCGGCCGGAAGCTGGGCAAATACGAGGTGCTCTGCCGCCTGTCCACGGGCGGGATGGCGGAGATCTTCCTCGCGTCGCAGCGTGGCCTGGCGGGCTTCCGCAAGCTGGTGGTGCTCAAGCAGATCCTCCCGGACATCGCTGGCGAGGAAGAGTTCGTCCAGATGTTCCTGGACGAGGCGCGGGTGACGGCCGCCTTCAACCACCCGCACATCGCCCAGGTGTATGACTTGGACGTAGCCGAGGGCGAGCTGTTCCTGGCCATGGAGTTCGTCCCGGGCGCCACGCTGGTGGAGGTGGCCAAGGCGTGCCGCGCCGCCAACGAGCCCATCCCGGTGGGCTTCAGCCTGGAGGCCGTGCGCGACACCGCCCTGGCGCTGCACTACGCGCACACCTTCACGGATCCGCTCGGCCGGCCCTCGCCCGTCATCCACCGCGACGTGGCCGAGAAGAACATCATGGTGACGTACGAGGGCGTCACCAAGCTGCTGGACTTCGGCATCGCCAAGAACCTGGCGCGCAAGGGCCGCACGCAGATCGGCATGGTGAAGGGGACCAGCGGCTACATGTCCCCGGAGCAGATCCTCGGCGAGCCGCTGGACTCGCGCAGTGACTTGTTCAGCCTGGGCGTGGTGCTGCACGAGTGCCTCACAGGCCTGCGCCTGTTCCACTCCAAGACGCCCGAGGCGGGCGCGGGAGCGGTGCTGCAAGGACAGGTGCCGCCCCCGTCCCGCGCGAACAAGGCCATCCCGCCGGAGCTGGACGCCATCGTCCTCAAGGCGCTGGCGCGCAAGCGCGAGGACCGGTACGCGACGACGCTCGAGTTCGCGCGCGCCCTGGAGCGCGCCGTGGGCCCCCTCATCTGGCACCCGGAGCAGAGCGGAGAGCTGATCCGGCGCCTCTTCTCGGACCGGCGCGAGCAGACCCGGCAGCTGCTCATGGCCGGCAAGGTGATGAGCGGCGACACCACCGGCGAGGTCAACCTGGCGCAGATCCTCTCGCCGCCCGCGCCCCCGGAGCCCCCTCCGCCTCCGGCTGATCCGGTGAGCGCCACGCGCCTGCCGCTGATCACCCCCGCGCTGCCCGCCGCCGGGCGGCCCGGAGCGCCTTCGCAGACGGGGCTGCCCTCGGTGAAGGCCGCCGCGCCGGCGCCGCCTCCGCCTCCGGCGCAGGAGCCGCTGCTCAAGCCGCTACCGCCTCCCAAGGAAGCCCCCCCGCGCCGCATCACGAGCGCCTCGGTGACGGTGGCGCCGCCGGAAGTCGCCACCCGTCGGCCGGTGTTCGAGCCGCTGCCGCAGAAGCGCACGAGCACCTTGGCCTCGAGCGCGCTCACCCTGCCTCCCCCGCCGCCCCGGGAGGACACCGGGCGCACGAACTCCTCGGCGGAGACGATTCCCGCGCCTTCACCTCCGCCGGCGCGACAGAGCTCCCCGCGCGTGGCGCCCCTGCCGCCTCCGGTCGATCCCGATGAGGACGATGACGACTCCCATCCCGCGCTGCGCACCATCATGGAGCGGGTGGACCTCAACGCCATGGGGACCTTCCCCCATGCGGACAGTCCGGTCGCCAAGGGTGCTCCTGTCCCGGACACGGCCGATGACGAGCACACGCCCGCGGTGAAGCACAACGGGGGCCGGCGCTCACCGACGTCCAGCGAGCGCATCCCCCAGCCTCCCAGCAACGTTGGAGCGCGCCCTTCCCGGCGCCGCGTGCCCACGCCGCCCCCTCCGCGACAGGAGTCCGACTTCGAGATCACCACCCGGCCCGTTCGCGCGCTGCGGGTGGAAGAAGAGGAACCGCAGTCGGACACCAACGAGACCCTCATCCCCGAGGGCGAGGAAGGGCACACCCTCCTCACCTCGCCCGTCATGGCCCTGCCCGCGAAGAAGAAGAACGGGGCGTGGGTGATGCTGGCCGTGGCCCTGCTGCTGCTGGGGGCGGTGGTCACGGTGGTGGCGCTCGGATGGGATGGCGGTCGCTTGAGCGGACTGCTGGGACTGCGCTCATCCCCTGCGGCTTCGGCGGTGGCTACCAGCGTGCCCCTGAAGCCACCCCCGGCACCGCCCACCCAGCCGACGGAGCCCGTCGCGAAAGCTCCAGCTCCCGCGCCCGAGCCCGCACCTCCAACCCCCGCCCAGCCCACCACCACCGCCGAGCCCGCCACCCCCACTCCGCCCGCCGAGGCGACACCTCCCGCCACGCCCCCGGACACGGCTCCCCAGGAGCCCGCCGTCGCCGAGACGACACCTCCGGAGGAGAAGATCGAGGCCGCCACCGCCAAGAGCGAGGAGGTCCTCACGGCCGAGGCGGACACGACAAAGAAGTCCCGTCCCGCCACCAACAAGCGCACGCGCCGGGACGCGAAGCCCGGGGCCAGCGAGGACGAGGACGCCTCCGCCGATGATGCTGCCGCCGCGGCGCCCGCTCCGGGTGGCAACGGAACGCTCACGCTCGTCACCACGCCCTATGCCAAGGTGTACCTGGGGCGGCGCTACCTGGGAGACACCCCCCTCTTCAAGTTGAGCCTCCCGACGGGCAAGCAGACGCTCAAGCTCGTGGACGCGAGCGGTCGAAGCCTGCGCCTACCGGTGGAGATCAAGCCCGGGGAGACCACGGCCCTGAAGCTCTCGCTCGACGAGCTCGACGCGAACTGA